Proteins found in one Sphingobacteriales bacterium genomic segment:
- a CDS encoding alpha/beta hydrolase, producing the protein MQFTIQETDKFKFVEAGEGQVILLLHGLFGALSNFSDLIQHFSQNYRVVIPLLPIYEMPIEQTSVAALAAYVREFVAARHYKMPILVGNSLGGHVALLYCVEYQQEVRALVLTGSSGLFESAMGDTFPRRGDYDYIKKKTEDTFYDPQVATKELVDEVFDIVNQRDKVIRVLAMAKSAIRQNMTELIPTITLPTCIIWGNDDKVTPPFVAEEFKSLLPNSELYFIEKCGHAAMMERPQEFNVILEQFLNRLA; encoded by the coding sequence ATGCAATTTACCATTCAAGAAACGGATAAGTTCAAATTTGTAGAAGCGGGCGAAGGTCAGGTGATTTTACTCTTGCACGGCTTATTCGGTGCATTGAGCAATTTCTCCGACCTTATTCAGCATTTCTCTCAAAACTATCGGGTTGTTATCCCTTTGTTGCCTATTTACGAAATGCCCATCGAACAAACTTCTGTGGCGGCATTGGCGGCGTATGTGCGCGAGTTTGTCGCTGCCCGCCACTACAAAATGCCCATACTCGTAGGCAATTCGCTCGGTGGGCATGTGGCTTTGCTGTATTGCGTGGAGTATCAGCAGGAGGTGCGTGCTTTGGTGCTCACTGGTAGTTCAGGGCTGTTTGAAAGTGCCATGGGCGACACCTTTCCGCGCCGCGGCGATTACGATTATATCAAAAAGAAAACTGAAGATACTTTTTACGACCCGCAAGTGGCTACCAAAGAATTGGTGGACGAAGTGTTTGACATCGTCAATCAGCGCGATAAAGTGATACGGGTATTGGCAATGGCAAAATCCGCCATACGCCAGAATATGACCGAACTCATACCCACCATTACCCTGCCCACTTGCATTATCTGGGGCAATGACGATAAAGTAACGCCGCCCTTTGTCGCCGAAGAATTTAAGTCGCTGCTCCCCAACTCCGAATTGTATTTTATTGAAAAATGCGGACACGCCGCCATGATGGAACGACCGCAGGAATTTAATGTCATCTTGGAACAATTTTTGAACCGGCTTGCATAA
- a CDS encoding CBS domain-containing protein, with translation MIAKELIHSGLLPLNTRHTVAQALTAMEAMHLHHLPLLSAEDGTYKGIVTEHELHDAASNADLPLADLILELPPLAIHDKEHFYEVFRLIQKHRLTMLPVLDEKNNYIGAITKEELLDSFAAITSLEENGAIIVLEMNQNDYSMSEIAQIIESNSALILSSYITTLPNSMRMEVTLKINRFDCNDILATFERYQYQVKGAYSEATLDTQLKDRVDLLMNYLNL, from the coding sequence ATGATAGCCAAAGAACTCATACATAGCGGCTTGCTGCCCCTCAATACTCGCCATACCGTAGCTCAGGCACTCACGGCAATGGAGGCTATGCACTTGCATCATTTGCCCCTTTTGTCGGCAGAAGACGGCACTTACAAAGGTATCGTTACCGAACACGAACTGCACGATGCAGCGAGCAATGCCGACCTGCCGCTCGCCGACTTAATATTGGAGTTGCCGCCTTTGGCAATTCACGACAAAGAGCATTTTTACGAAGTGTTTCGTTTGATACAAAAACACCGCCTGACGATGTTGCCTGTGTTGGACGAAAAAAACAACTATATCGGTGCTATTACCAAAGAAGAACTTTTAGACTCTTTTGCAGCCATTACTTCTTTGGAAGAGAATGGTGCAATTATCGTATTGGAAATGAACCAAAACGATTACTCTATGAGCGAAATTGCTCAAATTATTGAATCTAATTCGGCTCTGATTTTGAGCAGCTACATTACCACGCTACCCAACTCCATGCGTATGGAAGTTACACTCAAAATCAACCGCTTTGACTGCAATGATATTTTAGCCACCTTCGAACGCTATCAATATCAGGTAAAAGGAGCTTATAGCGAGGCAACTTTAGATACGCAGCTCAAAGACCGCGTAGATTTACTGATGAATTATCTGAATTTATAA
- a CDS encoding rhodanese-like domain-containing protein: MKEISVQELKAMRDAGEDFQLIDVREEYEYDLVNLGGDLIPLGDIAFHTDQIARDKKVVVHCRSGTRSANAIVFLEKTANFDNLYNLAGGISAYSREIDPSLPTY; encoded by the coding sequence ATGAAAGAAATAAGTGTACAAGAGCTGAAAGCAATGCGCGATGCAGGAGAAGATTTTCAGCTTATTGATGTGCGCGAAGAATACGAATACGATTTGGTAAATTTGGGTGGCGACCTTATTCCTTTGGGCGACATCGCTTTTCATACCGACCAAATTGCCCGCGACAAAAAAGTAGTGGTGCATTGTCGCAGTGGGACGCGCAGTGCCAACGCCATTGTTTTTTTAGAAAAAACCGCCAATTTTGATAATCTCTACAACCTCGCAGGCGGTATTTCGGCATATAGTCGCGAAATAGACCCTTCATTGCCGACTTATTAA
- a CDS encoding DUF1015 domain-containing protein, whose translation MAVIRSFRAWKPATATLAAACACRPYDVLNAEEARREAAGNPHSFYHITKSEIDFSPAADPYSEAVYTQARDTFRSWAAAQIFVRENKAALYLYRLRMAQHEQTGLLALSSIDDYFNDIIKKHEFTRPEKELDRIRHIDTTGLQAEPLFFAYRRHATLDAYFEKWKQQHAPVYDFTADDGIQHTLWVIDDAELIQQIESTFEHEIPYTYIADGHHRAASAAKVGKQRAADNPQHNGTEPYNFFMTVLFPDNQLHIMDYNRVVKDLNGKSEAEFLEALAVNFDIKKQSETAFYPQNPYEYSLYLGKKWYLLAFKQQQLIPTDAVGSLEIQVLSDFLLRDILGISDQRTDRRIDFVGGIRGLEELSKRVNSGEMKAAFAIRPVTMQQLFAVADSGEVMPPKSTWFEPKLRSGLAVHKFDEGW comes from the coding sequence ATGGCTGTTATTCGTTCTTTTCGTGCATGGAAACCCGCCACTGCTACTTTGGCTGCTGCTTGCGCTTGTCGTCCTTACGATGTTCTCAATGCCGAAGAAGCCCGCCGCGAAGCCGCCGGAAATCCGCACTCCTTTTACCATATCACCAAATCCGAAATTGATTTCTCGCCCGCCGCCGACCCTTACAGTGAAGCCGTTTATACGCAAGCTCGCGACACTTTCCGCAGTTGGGCAGCAGCACAAATCTTCGTGCGCGAAAACAAAGCCGCGTTGTATTTGTACCGCCTGCGTATGGCACAACACGAACAAACCGGACTTCTCGCACTTTCGTCTATTGATGATTATTTTAACGATATTATCAAAAAACACGAATTTACACGCCCCGAAAAAGAATTAGACCGTATTCGGCATATAGATACCACTGGATTACAAGCAGAGCCTTTGTTTTTTGCCTATCGCCGACACGCCACCTTAGATGCTTATTTTGAAAAATGGAAACAACAACACGCTCCTGTTTATGATTTTACGGCTGACGATGGCATACAGCATACTTTGTGGGTGATAGATGATGCCGAACTTATACAACAAATTGAAAGCACTTTTGAGCACGAAATTCCTTACACCTACATTGCTGACGGGCATCATCGTGCAGCATCGGCGGCAAAAGTAGGCAAGCAACGCGCCGCCGACAATCCGCAGCACAACGGAACAGAGCCTTATAATTTTTTTATGACGGTGTTGTTTCCCGACAATCAACTGCATATTATGGATTATAATCGTGTGGTAAAAGATTTGAACGGCAAAAGTGAGGCGGAATTTTTAGAGGCTCTGGCGGTTAATTTTGATATTAAAAAACAGAGCGAAACTGCATTTTATCCCCAAAATCCCTATGAATATTCCCTGTATTTGGGCAAAAAATGGTATTTGTTGGCTTTTAAGCAGCAACAACTTATTCCCACCGATGCAGTGGGCAGTTTGGAAATACAGGTTTTGAGCGATTTTTTGTTGCGCGATATATTGGGTATCAGCGACCAGCGCACCGACCGCCGCATTGATTTTGTGGGCGGCATACGCGGCTTGGAAGAATTGAGCAAGCGCGTAAACAGCGGCGAAATGAAAGCGGCTTTTGCCATTCGTCCGGTCACTATGCAACAACTTTTTGCAGTAGCCGACAGTGGCGAAGTAATGCCGCCAAAATCCACTTGGTTTGAGCCGAAATTGCGCAGTGGGTTGGCGGTGCATAAATTTGATGAAGGCTGGTGA